GTCAGGTCGAGGACCTCGGAGATCGTGAGCCCGCGCAGCCGCACCTGGAGGGTCTCCGGGTTGTACCGGGCCCCGTGGCAGTCCGGGCAGGGCGCGTACGTGCTCGGCAGGAACAGCAGCTCCACCGAGACGAAGCCCTCGCCCTGACACGTCTCACAGCGTCCGCCGGCCACGTTGAAGGAGAAGCGTCCGACCTTGTAGCCGCGGGCCCGGGCCTCCTCCGTCTCCGCGAAGAGCTTCCGCACCACGTCGAAGAGGCCGGTGTACGTGGCCAGGTTGGAGCGCGGCGTCCGCCCGATCGGCCGCTGATCGACCGTCACCAGCCTACCCACCCCTGCGGATTCCTCGGTGAACGCGCCGACCAGGGTGGACTTCCCGGAGCCGGAGACACCGGTGACGGCGGTCAGCGCGCCCCGGGGGAAGGCCGCGTCCACGGCCCTGAGGTTGTGCCGGGTGACGGGCCCGGTGCGCAGCCACGCACCGGGCTCCAGGGCGGGACGCGCGGGCACCGGAGCCGGGTCGAAGAGGAAGCGGCGGGTGGCCGACTCCTCGACGCGGGCGAGGAGTTCCGGCGGGCCGCTGTGCAGGACCCGGCCGCCGTGCTCGCCGGCCCGCGGGCCGACGTCGACCAGCCAGTCGGCGTGCCGGACCACGTCGAGGTGGTGCTCCACGACGAAGACCGTGTTGCCGGCCGCCTTTAACCGGTCGAGGACCACCAGGAGGGCCTCGGTGTCGGCGGGGTGCAGCCCGGCGGACGGCTCGTCGAGCACGTACACGACGCCGAAGAGGCCCGCGCGGAGCTGGGTGGCGAGCCGGAGGCGCTGGAGCTCGCCGCTGGAGAGGGTGGGGGTGGTGCGGTCCAGGGAGAGGTAGCCGAGGCCGAGCTCGGTGACGGTGGCGATCCGGGCGAGCAGGTCCTCGGCGAGGACCCTGGCGGTCTCCGGGGCGCCGGGCGCGGCGGCCGGGGCCAGCACCTCGGCCAGCGCGGTCAGCGGCAGCGCCGCCAGCTCGGCGATGGTGCGGCCGGCGAAGGTGACGGCCAGCGCCTCCGGGCGCAGCCGGCTCCCGCCGCAGACCGGGCAGGGGGCGCTGGTGAGGAAGCGTTCCGCCTTGGCCCGCAGGGCGGGGCTCTTCGACTCGGAGTAGGTGCGCAGGACGAGCCGGCGGGCGCCGGTGTACGTGCCCTGGTACGGGCGCTGGATCCGGCCGGCCTCCCGGACCGGGTGCACGGTGACGACCGGCTGCTCCTCGGTGAAGAGGATCCACTCCCGGTCCTTCGGGTCCAGCTCGCGCCACGGCCGGTCCACGTCGTGCCCGAGGGCGTCGAGGACGTCGCGCAGGTTCTTGCCCTGCCAGGCGCCCGGCCAGGAGGCGACGGCGCCCTCGCGGATGGACAGGCCGGGGTCGGGGACCAGCAGCTCCTCGCTGGTCTCGTGGATCCGGCCGAGGCCGTGGCAGGAGGGACAGGCGCCGGCCGGCGTGTTGGGGGAGAAGGCGTCGGAGTCCAGGCGGGGCGCCCCGGCGGGGTGGTCGCCGGCGCGGGAGTAGAGCATGCGCAGCGAGTTCGACAGGGTGGTGACCGTGCCGACGGAGGAGCGGGCGCTCGGGGCGGCGCGGCGCTGTTCGAGGGAGACCGCCGGGGGCAGGCCGGTGATCTCCCCGACCTTCGGGGCGCCGACCTGGTGGATCAGCCGGCGGGCGTAGGGCGCGACGGACTCGAAGTAGCGGCGCTGGGCCTCCGCGTAGACCGTCCCGAAGGCGAGCGAGGACTTCCCTGAGCCGGAGACGCCCGTGAAGACGGTGAGGGTGTCGCGGGGGATGTCGACGTCCACGGACCGGAGATTGTGCTCGCGGGCGCCGCGGACACGCACGTACGGGTCATGGGCGGAGATCGGATCCTGCATTCGTAGATTTTATCCAATATCCGATTCCTCGCCGGTCTGGGGCGCGCCGCGGACGGCGCGCAGGGGCGCGCTGCGGCCGGTCCGGCGCGGATCCGGCAGTGATCCGACGGATCGTCAATTGACGATGTATCAGTTATTGACGGTTCATCAGCTCGGTCACACAATGCGGTCACCCGACGGAGGGATCGCCCGTGCCTCGACCGTTGCGCGTCGCAGCCGCCGCGCTCACCCTGCTCCTCGTCACCGCCTGCAACTCCGCCTCCACCGGCGGAAGCACCTCCTCGTCCGCACGCGGGGTCACCGCCGACACGATCAAGGTCGGCGGCATCGTCTCCATGACCACCGCCAGCGGCTACTCCAAGAAGGACACCGACCTCGGCGCCCGCGCCCGCTACGACCGGGCCAACGCCGAAGGCGGGATCCACGGGCGGCGGATCGAGTACCTGGGCGCCGAGGACGACGGCCAGGACCCGGCCAGGAACCTGGCGGCGGCCCGCAAGCTCGTCCAGCGGGACCAGGTCTTCGCCGTCTCTCCCATGAGCTCGGTCACCTTCGCCGGCGCCGACTTCCTCGACGCCCAGAAGGTCCCCACGGTGGGCTGGGGCACCCTTCCCTCCTTCTGCGGCCCCGCCCACGTCTACGGCTTCAACGGCTGCCTCGTCCCGACCCCCGGCGGCACCCTGAACCAGACCTGGCCCGAGAGCCTCGCGGCCGTCCTGGGCGGGGCGCGCGGCAAGTCGGTCGCGCTGATCGCCGGCGACAACGACGCCGGCACGTTCGGCATCCGCACCTTCACCCAGGGCTTCAAGGCGGCCGGCTTCCAGGTGCCGTACGCCAAGGCCGTGGTGCCCGCGACCTCGATGCCCAGCGACTGGTCCGCGTACACCAAGGAGATCCTCCGCTCGGGCCCCGGCGGCCGCGCGCCCGACGCCGTGATCTCCGTGATGCAGACCCCGTACAACATCGGCCTGTTCACCGCGCTCAAGCGGTCCGGCTACCGGGGGGTCCTCTCCGACCCGACGGACTACGACCCCGGGCTGCTCGCGAAGGACGCGACCCGGCAGGCCCTCGACGGGGTGTACGTGCTGCTGCAGTTCCAGCCCTTCGAGGCGGACACGCCCGCCATGCGGCAGTTCAAGGAGGACGTCAGGAAGGCCGCGGGCGGCAAGGACGTCCCGCTCAACATGCACATGATGACCGGGTACATGAGCGCCGACCTCTTCCTCTCCCTCGCCGCCAAGGCCGGCAAGGACCTCACCGTCGAGTCCTTCCAGAAGGCCGCCGACGGCTTCTCCGACACCGGCACCCTCGTCGGCGACCGCGCCCTGCCCAAGGGGAAGAAGGAGAGCTTCGGCTGCGGAGCGCTCGTCCGGCTGAAGGACGGGAAGTACGAGGTGGCCGTGCCGTTCAGGTGCTACCCGCCGATCCCGTTCGGCTGAGGGGGCGCGGCACGTGGGTGACCTGCTGGGCTTCGTCCTGAGCGGACTGGTCTCGGGCGCGCTGTACGCGCTGCTCGCCACCGGTCTCGTCCTCTCCTCCTCCGCCTCCGGACTCTTCAACTTCGCGCACGGCGCCACCGCCTACCTCTGCGCGCTGGCCTTCCACGAGCTCCACTCCGGCTTCCGCTGGCCGGCCGTCCCCACCGCGCTGCTCCTGGTCCTCGTGGTGGCCCCCGGCCTCGGCTGGGCCCTGGACCGGCTGATGTTCCGGAGACTCGCCCGGGTCGGCGAGACCGCGCAGATCGTCGCCACGATCGGTCTCCTCGTCGCCCTGCCCGCCGCCGGACTGTGGACCGTCGAGCTCCTGGAGCGGGCGGGCGCCCCCGTCCAGCCCGCCGAGAACCAGTTCGGCCTGCCCGGCGTCGGCCCCAGCCCCGCAGTCTCCTGGCAGCCGCTCGACGGCGTCGGCGTCGACTCCGACCAGCTGATCACCTGGATCGCCACCGCCCTCGCGGCGGTCGCCCTGTGGCTCCTGATGCGGCACACCACGCTCGGCCTGCGGCTGCGGGCCGCGGTCGACGACCGCACGCTGACCGAGCTGCGGGGCATCAGCGCGGACCGGCTCTCCTCGATCGCGTGGATGCTGTCGTCCGCTCTCGCCGGCCTCGCCGGAGTCCTCGCGACCCCGCTGCTCGGGCTCTCCGCGCACGACTACACGCTGTTCCTCTTCGTCTCCGCCACCGCCGCCGCCCTCGGCCGCTTCGTGTCCGTGCCGCTCGCCTTCGCGGCCGGCCTGGGACTCGGCGTGCTCCAGAACCTGGTGGCGGGGTACGCCTCCTTCGCCGACGGCGTCACCGGCTTCCGCACCGCCGTGCCGTTCCTCATCCTCTTCGCCGGGCTCGTCGTCCTGACCCGGCGGCGCCGCGCGGCGGGCACGGCGGCCGCCGACCCGCCGCCGGTCGACTACCTCGCCGGCAAGGGCCCCGGCCGCCGCTGGGGCGCGTGGGCGGCGGCCGCTGCACTGCTCGGCACGGCCTTCTACACCGTCACCACCCCCTTCTGGAGCGGGATCCTGGCCCAAGGGCTGGCGATCGGGCTGGTGTTCATGTCGTTCACGGTGGTCACCGGCCTCGGCGCGATGGTCTCGCTGGCCCAGGCCACCTTCGTGACCGGCGCCGCCCTCGTCGCCGGACTGCTGATGAGCCACGGCTGGCCCTTCGTCGCCGCGACGGCGGCCGGCACGGCCGCGGCGGCCCTCCTCGGCGCGGTGGCCGCGCTGCCCGCCCTGCGGCTCGGCGGCCGGTCGCTGGCCCTCGCCACCCTGGCGCTCGCCTTCCTCGCCGACCAGGTGCTCTTCCAGTTCGGCCCGCTGCGCAACGGCGACACCGGATGGGAGATACCCCGCCCGGCGGCGGGCCCGGTCGACCTGGCCGACGACCGGGCCATGGGCCTCGCGCTGGTCCTGCTCAGCGCGGTGGTCGTCGCCCTGCTGACCTGGCTGCGCGGCTCCCGCTGGGGCCGGGCCATGCTCGCGGTCCGCTCCGCCCCGGAGGCCGCCGCCGCGTCGGGCGTCTCGGTGGTCCGCACCAAGCTGCTGCTGTTCACCCTGTCCGCCGGCCTCGCGGGCTTCGGAGGGGTGCTCTACGCCTCGTACAACACCCGCGTCACGGCGACCGACTTCACCGCGATGACCGGGTTGGTGTGGCTGGCGGTCGTGGTCGCGGCGGGGGTGCGCAGGCCGCAGTTCGCGGTGGTGGCCGGACTGGTCTTCGCCGTGGTCCCGCACCTGATGAACCAGTACGTGACGGAGTCCGCGCACCTGCCGGTCATCCTCTTCGGTCTCGCGGGCCTCGCGCTCGCGAACGACCCGGACGGGTACTGCGCCGCGCTGCCGGCGCGCCGGGCGGCCCGGCGCGCCGGGGCATCCGGGACGCCGCGGGCCGCCGCGCCGGCCCCGCTCCCGCGGCCGGCGGCGGAGGGGGACGCGTCCCCCCGTCCGGCCGAGCCGTGCGCGCTCGAACTGCGCGGCGTCCACGCCGGATACGGCGGCGCGTCCGTGCTGCACGGCGTGGACCTCACGGTGCGCGCGGGCGAGGCGCTGGTGCTGCTCGGGCCCAACGGGGCCGGGAAGACCACCCTCTGCCGGGTGGCGGCCGGGCTCCTCCGGCCGGCCGGAGGTCTCGTACGGGTGCGGGGCGAGGACGCCACCCGTGACGCGGCGGTCGCCCGGGCCCGCCGTGGCGTGCGGCTGGCCCCCGAGGGGCGGGGGATCTTCGCCGGGCTCTCCATCGAGGACAACCTGGCCCTGCACCTCACGGACGCCCAGGACCGCGACGCCGTGTACGCCCGCTTCCCGGCGCTCGCCGCCCGCCGCACCGTCCTCGCCGGCTCCCTCTCCGGCGGCGAGCAGCAGCTCCTCGCCCTCGCCCCGCTGCTCCAGCGCCCGCCGGCCGTCCTCGTCGCCGACGAGCCGTCCCTCGGGCTCGCGCCGCGCGTCGTGGACGAGGTCTTCCGCCTTCTGGCCGAACTCCGCGCTCACGGGACCGCGTTGGTGCTCGTCGAGGAGAAGGCGGCCGAGGCGCTCGGCATCGCCGACACCGTCGCGTACCTCGCCCAGGGCGAGATCGCCTGGTCCGGGCCCCGGTCCGGGGTCGACCGGGACCGGCTCGCCGACGCCTACCTGGGGACGGGGGTCCGCCCGTGAACCGGCACGTGCTCCACGCCGAGGGCATCGACGTCCGCTTCGGCGGCGTCCACGCCCTGCGCGGCGTCACCGTCGCCGTCCGCGCGGGGGAGATCTGCGGCCTCATCGGTCCGAACGGCGCGGGCAAGACGACGCTCTTCGACGTGCTGTCCGGGATGCGGCGCCCGGACGCGGGCACGATCACGTACGACGGGACGGACGTCACCCGCCGGTCCCCGGTCTGGCGGGCCCGGCACGGCATCCGCCGTACCTTCCAACGGCAGCAGCTCTTCGGCCAGTTGACCGTCACGGACAACCTGGTCGTGGCCCGGGACTGGCGGGGCGGGACGCGGTCCGGGGCCCGGAGCCACCGGGAGCGGGCCGCCGGCGTCCTGCGCGCGTGCGGACTCGACGACCTGGCCGGCGCGTACGCGGGCGGGCTGCCCGTCGGTCAGGCCCGCATGGTCGAGCTGGCCCGCGCCCTCGCCGACCCGCCGCGGGTCCTGCTCCTCGACGAGCCGGCGTCCGGGACGACCGCCGAGGAGCGGCACCGGCTCGCCGCCGTCCTGCGCCGGACGGCGGAGGAGGAGAACTGCGCGGTGCTGCTCGTCGAGCACAACGTGGCCTTCGTGAGGGAACTGTGCACCCGGGTCGTGGTGCTCGACCTCGGCCGGGTGCTCGCCGAGGGCACGCCGGCCGAGATCCACGCGGACCCGGCGGTACGGGAGGCGTACCTGGGGGCCGGCGCCGGCGCCGGTTCCTCGGCGGATGTCGGTGGTGGCTCCTAGGCCGTTTCTTTCGGGATCAGGCCGGATCGGGGAGCGGCGTCCGGTGCGTGCGCTCGCTAGGCGGGGGAGGGGTCGACGCGGTGGGGCACCTCCCGGCGGTGGCCGGGGGAGTCGGCGACCGACGACACCGCGGCGAGGGTGCGTGCCAGGTGTCGCGAGCCCGGCATGATCCGGAAGAGACGGCCTAGGCTGGCCGTGTGACAGGTGACATCCGGCCGCTGGCCGTCTTCGACCTCGACAACACGCTCGCCGCGACCGCCCACCGGCAGCACTTCCTGGAGAGCAGGCCCAAGGACTGGGACGGCTTCTTCGCGGCGGCGCCCGACGACCCGCCGCTGGCGGAGGGCGTCGCGCTGTGCCGGTCGGCGGCCGAGGAGTGCGACGTGGTGTACCTGACGGGCCGTCCGGAGCGCTGCCGGCGCGACACCCTGGCCTGGCTGGCCGGCCAGGGGCTTCCCGAGGGGCCGCTCCACATGCGGCGGCACCGCGACTTCCGGCCCGCGCGGATCACCAAGGTGGAGATCCTGCGGCGGCTCGGCGACGGCCGGGAGGTCCGGATGCTGGTCGACGACGACGA
The Streptomyces roseofulvus genome window above contains:
- a CDS encoding excinuclease ABC subunit UvrA, whose protein sequence is MQDPISAHDPYVRVRGAREHNLRSVDVDIPRDTLTVFTGVSGSGKSSLAFGTVYAEAQRRYFESVAPYARRLIHQVGAPKVGEITGLPPAVSLEQRRAAPSARSSVGTVTTLSNSLRMLYSRAGDHPAGAPRLDSDAFSPNTPAGACPSCHGLGRIHETSEELLVPDPGLSIREGAVASWPGAWQGKNLRDVLDALGHDVDRPWRELDPKDREWILFTEEQPVVTVHPVREAGRIQRPYQGTYTGARRLVLRTYSESKSPALRAKAERFLTSAPCPVCGGSRLRPEALAVTFAGRTIAELAALPLTALAEVLAPAAAPGAPETARVLAEDLLARIATVTELGLGYLSLDRTTPTLSSGELQRLRLATQLRAGLFGVVYVLDEPSAGLHPADTEALLVVLDRLKAAGNTVFVVEHHLDVVRHADWLVDVGPRAGEHGGRVLHSGPPELLARVEESATRRFLFDPAPVPARPALEPGAWLRTGPVTRHNLRAVDAAFPRGALTAVTGVSGSGKSTLVGAFTEESAGVGRLVTVDQRPIGRTPRSNLATYTGLFDVVRKLFAETEEARARGYKVGRFSFNVAGGRCETCQGEGFVSVELLFLPSTYAPCPDCHGARYNPETLQVRLRGLTISEVLDLTVESAAEFFAGVPAAARSLRTLLDVGLGYLRLGQPATELSGGEAQRIKLASELQRPRRAHTLYVLDEPTTGLHPADVEVLVRQLRGLVDGGHTVVVVEHDMDVAAGADWVVDLGPGGGAEGGRIVAEGPPARVARAAGSRTAPYLARALGLDG
- a CDS encoding ABC transporter substrate-binding protein; this translates as MPRPLRVAAAALTLLLVTACNSASTGGSTSSSARGVTADTIKVGGIVSMTTASGYSKKDTDLGARARYDRANAEGGIHGRRIEYLGAEDDGQDPARNLAAARKLVQRDQVFAVSPMSSVTFAGADFLDAQKVPTVGWGTLPSFCGPAHVYGFNGCLVPTPGGTLNQTWPESLAAVLGGARGKSVALIAGDNDAGTFGIRTFTQGFKAAGFQVPYAKAVVPATSMPSDWSAYTKEILRSGPGGRAPDAVISVMQTPYNIGLFTALKRSGYRGVLSDPTDYDPGLLAKDATRQALDGVYVLLQFQPFEADTPAMRQFKEDVRKAAGGKDVPLNMHMMTGYMSADLFLSLAAKAGKDLTVESFQKAADGFSDTGTLVGDRALPKGKKESFGCGALVRLKDGKYEVAVPFRCYPPIPFG
- a CDS encoding ABC transporter permease subunit, with protein sequence MGDLLGFVLSGLVSGALYALLATGLVLSSSASGLFNFAHGATAYLCALAFHELHSGFRWPAVPTALLLVLVVAPGLGWALDRLMFRRLARVGETAQIVATIGLLVALPAAGLWTVELLERAGAPVQPAENQFGLPGVGPSPAVSWQPLDGVGVDSDQLITWIATALAAVALWLLMRHTTLGLRLRAAVDDRTLTELRGISADRLSSIAWMLSSALAGLAGVLATPLLGLSAHDYTLFLFVSATAAALGRFVSVPLAFAAGLGLGVLQNLVAGYASFADGVTGFRTAVPFLILFAGLVVLTRRRRAAGTAAADPPPVDYLAGKGPGRRWGAWAAAAALLGTAFYTVTTPFWSGILAQGLAIGLVFMSFTVVTGLGAMVSLAQATFVTGAALVAGLLMSHGWPFVAATAAGTAAAALLGAVAALPALRLGGRSLALATLALAFLADQVLFQFGPLRNGDTGWEIPRPAAGPVDLADDRAMGLALVLLSAVVVALLTWLRGSRWGRAMLAVRSAPEAAAASGVSVVRTKLLLFTLSAGLAGFGGVLYASYNTRVTATDFTAMTGLVWLAVVVAAGVRRPQFAVVAGLVFAVVPHLMNQYVTESAHLPVILFGLAGLALANDPDGYCAALPARRAARRAGASGTPRAAAPAPLPRPAAEGDASPRPAEPCALELRGVHAGYGGASVLHGVDLTVRAGEALVLLGPNGAGKTTLCRVAAGLLRPAGGLVRVRGEDATRDAAVARARRGVRLAPEGRGIFAGLSIEDNLALHLTDAQDRDAVYARFPALAARRTVLAGSLSGGEQQLLALAPLLQRPPAVLVADEPSLGLAPRVVDEVFRLLAELRAHGTALVLVEEKAAEALGIADTVAYLAQGEIAWSGPRSGVDRDRLADAYLGTGVRP
- a CDS encoding ABC transporter ATP-binding protein, whose translation is MNRHVLHAEGIDVRFGGVHALRGVTVAVRAGEICGLIGPNGAGKTTLFDVLSGMRRPDAGTITYDGTDVTRRSPVWRARHGIRRTFQRQQLFGQLTVTDNLVVARDWRGGTRSGARSHRERAAGVLRACGLDDLAGAYAGGLPVGQARMVELARALADPPRVLLLDEPASGTTAEERHRLAAVLRRTAEEENCAVLLVEHNVAFVRELCTRVVVLDLGRVLAEGTPAEIHADPAVREAYLGAGAGAGSSADVGGGS